From Bicyclus anynana chromosome 7, ilBicAnyn1.1, whole genome shotgun sequence, the proteins below share one genomic window:
- the LOC112043750 gene encoding uncharacterized protein LOC112043750, which translates to MKRCCVPKCKTAINLRAVPYTDVTRWKKKDLIIGNQHAQWAFIERAYATDGAGGRARTIDLNDKHINPSSYDKMKVNYYASDVFSYRGTLYTAFYLGK; encoded by the exons ATGAAGCGCTGTTGCGTGCCTAAGTGTAAAACAGCTATTAATTTACGTGCTGTACCATATACTGATGTTACTAGATGGAAG AAGAAGGACTTGATCATTGGAAATCAGCATGCTCAATGGGCTTTCATTGAACGGGCTTATGCTACTGATGGTGCAGGAGGACGTGCCAGAACCATAGATTTAAACGATAAACATATAAACCCAAGTTCCTACGATAAGATGAAG GTCAATTATTATGCTTCGGACGTCTTCAGTTACAGAGGTACACTGTACACTGCCTTTTACTTGGGAAAATGA